Proteins from a genomic interval of Yoonia sp. GPGPB17:
- a CDS encoding PA2778 family cysteine peptidase → MTFEAPTRASVPGVPLIQQEAFYCGPTSIAMVMQWAGSDITQEDVAALAFSPGAGGTYLADMIGSSRRLGQLAVEINDFDQLLSEVTAGHPVIVFQNLGLGVLPVWHYGVVTGYDFEKDEIYLNSGQLDQMVMAFAVFERTWRRGDYWGLVVLPPDQLPVSTSETVILSAAAALERVQQYQAAATLYETGAARWPENWLWQFGLGNARYAMGDLRGARSALRRARSLDPTIPEVRVNLTFVESEIAG, encoded by the coding sequence TTGACCTTCGAGGCACCCACACGGGCCAGCGTGCCCGGCGTGCCACTGATCCAGCAAGAGGCCTTCTATTGCGGCCCGACGTCCATCGCCATGGTGATGCAATGGGCTGGGTCCGATATCACACAAGAGGATGTCGCAGCACTGGCTTTCAGCCCCGGCGCAGGTGGCACCTATCTGGCGGACATGATTGGCAGCAGCCGCAGACTTGGGCAGCTTGCCGTTGAGATCAACGACTTTGATCAGTTGTTGTCCGAAGTTACAGCAGGGCATCCCGTTATCGTTTTTCAGAACCTTGGCCTCGGGGTTCTGCCGGTTTGGCACTACGGCGTCGTGACCGGCTATGATTTTGAGAAAGACGAGATTTATCTCAACTCTGGCCAGTTGGATCAAATGGTGATGGCCTTCGCCGTCTTTGAACGCACATGGCGGCGGGGTGACTATTGGGGGCTGGTCGTTCTGCCACCTGATCAGTTACCGGTCAGTACGTCCGAAACAGTTATATTGTCTGCCGCAGCCGCATTGGAACGGGTTCAGCAATATCAAGCGGCGGCAACTCTGTATGAAACGGGTGCCGCGCGGTGGCCTGAGAACTGGCTCTGGCAGTTTGGTCTGGGCAATGCGCGCTATGCCATGGGCGACCTGCGCGGCGCGCGAAGTGCGCTTCGAAGGGCCCGGTCGCTTGATCCAACTATTCCAGAGGTGCGCGTCAATCTGACCTTTGTGGAAAGCGAAATAGCGGGCTAG
- a CDS encoding YggT family protein — protein sequence MLTIIQAILLVLGVLRFFVIAHFIMSWLIRFEVLNIRQEFVGQVWYGLERILDPIYSRIRRYMPDLGGIDLTPIVVLVGIEILRIFLYNNMMAFA from the coding sequence ATGCTAACAATTATCCAAGCCATCCTTTTGGTTCTCGGTGTGCTCCGTTTCTTCGTGATCGCGCACTTCATCATGAGTTGGCTGATCCGGTTTGAGGTGCTCAACATCCGGCAAGAGTTTGTCGGGCAGGTCTGGTACGGGCTGGAACGCATCCTTGATCCGATCTACAGCCGTATCCGGCGTTACATGCCGGATTTAGGCGGCATTGACCTGACACCTATCGTTGTTCTGGTAGGGATCGAGATTTTGCGGATCTTCCTTTACAACAACATGATGGCCTTCGCGTAG
- a CDS encoding acyl-CoA thioesterase: MYPMVRLVKEVVKARRMPPLHVLGTHVSHHRCWPQDIDYFFEMNNGRILTILDLGRTGLAQRVGLLRALRENGWGLTIAGSSVRYRKRIRPFVKFRTVSKAVGWSHRFFYLEQTIWIGEECAVQALYRSAVTDRNGIVDPGRVFAAVGMDQPSPDKPAWVQAWIDADNTRPWPPEDDGTA; this comes from the coding sequence ATGTATCCTATGGTACGTTTGGTTAAAGAAGTTGTGAAAGCCCGTCGCATGCCGCCGCTTCACGTATTGGGCACGCATGTGTCGCATCATCGGTGCTGGCCGCAGGACATCGACTATTTCTTCGAGATGAATAACGGGCGCATCCTGACAATCCTTGATCTGGGGCGCACCGGGCTTGCCCAACGGGTCGGTCTGCTGCGGGCGTTGCGCGAAAACGGTTGGGGATTGACCATTGCGGGGTCTTCGGTTCGGTATCGCAAGCGGATCAGGCCTTTCGTCAAGTTCCGCACTGTCAGCAAAGCTGTGGGTTGGAGCCACCGGTTCTTCTACCTCGAACAGACAATCTGGATCGGTGAAGAATGTGCGGTACAGGCCCTCTATCGCTCGGCTGTGACGGATAGAAATGGCATTGTCGATCCGGGGCGCGTCTTTGCGGCGGTTGGTATGGATCAACCTTCACCGGACAAGCCTGCATGGGTGCAGGCATGGATTGATGCCGACAATACCCGCCCATGGCCGCCAGAGGATGACGGCACGGCCTAA
- a CDS encoding PA2779 family protein, whose product MSFLNISKKGIAIALSAQLVLATQAVTMAQAEMLGTDQAINKYTALANRNALMDEIQRDDVQAEIVALGIDPAEAEARLAALSDAEIATMLTQMENDSAGADIVGTIFTIFVILLVTDLLCFTRFFNFTRCVR is encoded by the coding sequence ATGAGCTTTCTAAACATCAGCAAAAAGGGCATCGCCATCGCGCTGTCAGCACAACTGGTTCTGGCCACACAAGCAGTGACAATGGCGCAGGCCGAGATGCTTGGCACCGATCAGGCGATCAACAAATACACCGCCTTGGCAAACCGCAATGCGCTGATGGATGAAATCCAGCGTGATGATGTGCAGGCCGAAATCGTAGCACTCGGGATTGATCCGGCCGAGGCCGAGGCGCGTTTGGCGGCTTTGTCCGATGCCGAGATAGCAACGATGCTGACGCAGATGGAAAACGACAGCGCGGGTGCAGACATCGTCGGTACGATTTTTACGATCTTCGTGATCCTGCTGGTCACAGACCTGCTCTGCTTTACGCGGTTCTTTAACTTTACACGGTGCGTGCGCTAG